From Echinicola jeungdonensis, the proteins below share one genomic window:
- a CDS encoding DUF4271 domain-containing protein: MGLLIIMGFFLGSQALGQVLENYNPGIRIENKYDFVRSPIQAEVEVNLVDFPSSSLAIKLPATSAVFLDGKMWFYAQSDTSFLISISQLRKEFVPKNATSTPIVIHKQGILKEEISIKKGLFVEIAEEEVSTDPSFRELREKSSMEDFIYLAFIIILGLMALFRVTYPLVFLNSLKPGAVFSADEFSDHSVVSKVFSSDVIFYLLIFSMVVMLFLMAGFSFMELPAWEMVDADDLNFLLLVWLSGTAVFMVLSFLKFFWIKAFTRIYQFEKYDFHQFMFLLRVLLLVLLVIFFLVIVCYSQGYLDMKKVVEYMVTSFLVIYLLGIFRLFNLMKRKVSFKNYHLFSYICSSELVPFLVIVKLIMG; encoded by the coding sequence TTGGGGCTCCTTATAATTATGGGATTCTTTTTGGGATCCCAGGCTTTGGGGCAGGTCCTTGAAAATTACAACCCCGGGATCAGGATTGAAAATAAATATGACTTTGTAAGGTCCCCTATTCAAGCTGAGGTGGAAGTGAACCTTGTTGACTTTCCTTCAAGTTCTCTGGCTATAAAGCTCCCTGCTACATCGGCAGTGTTTTTGGATGGGAAAATGTGGTTTTATGCTCAATCTGATACCAGTTTTTTAATATCCATATCACAATTGAGAAAAGAATTTGTCCCCAAAAATGCAACTAGTACCCCAATTGTAATTCATAAACAGGGGATATTAAAAGAGGAAATATCCATTAAAAAGGGACTATTTGTAGAAATTGCTGAAGAAGAAGTAAGTACAGATCCATCTTTCCGGGAGTTAAGGGAAAAATCATCGATGGAGGATTTTATTTATCTTGCCTTTATTATCATTTTGGGTTTAATGGCTCTTTTTAGGGTAACTTATCCATTGGTTTTTTTAAATTCCTTAAAACCAGGAGCGGTGTTTTCAGCAGATGAATTTTCGGATCACTCGGTTGTGAGCAAAGTTTTTTCTTCAGATGTGATCTTTTACCTTTTAATATTCAGCATGGTTGTCATGTTGTTTTTAATGGCAGGTTTTTCATTTATGGAATTACCAGCTTGGGAAATGGTAGATGCAGATGATTTGAATTTTCTACTATTGGTTTGGTTGTCTGGCACAGCTGTTTTTATGGTGCTTTCTTTTCTTAAATTTTTTTGGATCAAAGCATTTACCCGGATTTATCAATTTGAAAAATATGACTTTCATCAGTTTATGTTCCTTCTTAGGGTATTGCTGTTGGTGTTGTTAGTGATATTTTTCTTGGTGATTGTATGCTACTCGCAGGGTTATTTGGACATGAAGAAAGTGGTGGAGTATATGGTTACTTCATTTTTGGTGATATATTTATTGGGGATTTTTAGGCTTTTTAACCTAATGAAGCGAAAAGTGTCTTTTAAAAATTACCATTTATTTTCTTACATTTGCAGCTCAGAATTGGTACCGTTTTTAGTGATAGTGAAATTGATCATGGGCTGA
- a CDS encoding BamA/TamA family outer membrane protein has product MDLKRFEGKPFDYLQYQKEINKILENAENQGYPFASIRLDSAILVGQSFKGILDYQAGPLIHFDTLKITGSSKADPLFLARQLKIFPGETFSQEKIDQANQRIENIPYLKMTGPLEMSFQNQEATLYLPIGDRKINSLDGIIGILPNEVERNKLLVTGQFNLALYNVGGKGRNYSLAWQRLSQYTQNLSLGAVEPMVLGSTIDLKAGFSLLKEDTTFINRDLRLDLGYQISPRSYFQAFTRWQSGNRLATNQENLGEGLPDILDFSFHNYGLKFDFKDWDDAFFPKRGWSWNVEIGLGNKNIIQNTSIPDSLYHSLDKKTLQFYFNYGVTKYFDFNSRFGTKLALLGGEIHNETLLINDLYRLGGLRSIRGFNENFFFANRFLYANFEPRFYFGERSYWLVFADAGRLENSLMIKDQQTDFVFSFGAGLSLEASGGVFNFIYALGKSNEQELGVNFSKVHFGYTARF; this is encoded by the coding sequence GTGGATTTAAAGAGATTTGAAGGAAAGCCTTTTGATTATCTCCAATATCAAAAAGAAATCAACAAAATATTGGAGAATGCGGAAAATCAAGGATACCCATTTGCCTCCATTCGTTTGGACAGTGCTATTTTGGTGGGGCAATCTTTCAAAGGAATATTGGATTATCAAGCAGGGCCATTGATTCATTTTGATACCTTGAAAATAACTGGCAGTAGTAAGGCAGACCCCTTGTTTCTGGCACGGCAATTAAAAATTTTTCCAGGAGAAACCTTTTCCCAAGAGAAAATCGACCAGGCCAATCAGAGAATTGAAAATATACCTTACTTAAAAATGACTGGGCCTTTGGAAATGAGTTTTCAGAATCAGGAGGCTACCCTTTACCTTCCTATAGGGGACAGAAAAATCAATTCCTTAGACGGGATTATAGGAATATTGCCCAATGAAGTGGAACGCAATAAGCTTTTGGTGACGGGACAATTTAATTTGGCCTTATATAATGTTGGGGGAAAAGGAAGGAACTATAGCCTTGCTTGGCAGCGCCTAAGCCAATATACCCAAAATCTAAGTCTTGGGGCGGTTGAACCTATGGTTTTGGGTTCAACCATTGACCTAAAAGCTGGGTTTTCCCTTTTGAAGGAGGATACGACATTTATTAACCGTGATTTGAGGTTAGATTTAGGTTATCAAATCAGCCCAAGATCTTATTTTCAGGCTTTTACCCGATGGCAATCAGGAAACCGGTTGGCCACAAATCAGGAGAACTTGGGAGAGGGTCTTCCCGATATTTTGGATTTTAGTTTCCATAATTATGGTCTGAAATTTGATTTTAAGGATTGGGATGATGCATTTTTTCCAAAAAGAGGTTGGAGTTGGAATGTGGAAATAGGTCTGGGAAACAAAAATATTATTCAAAATACTTCCATACCGGATTCTTTGTATCACTCTCTGGATAAAAAAACACTACAATTTTATTTTAATTATGGAGTGACAAAATATTTTGATTTCAATTCCAGGTTTGGAACAAAATTGGCATTGCTGGGAGGAGAAATTCACAATGAAACCCTTTTGATAAATGACCTGTACCGATTAGGAGGACTACGGTCTATTCGAGGTTTTAATGAAAATTTCTTTTTCGCAAATAGATTTCTTTATGCTAATTTTGAGCCCAGGTTTTATTTTGGAGAAAGGTCCTATTGGCTGGTATTTGCCGACGCTGGGAGATTGGAGAATTCATTGATGATAAAAGACCAACAAACAGATTTCGTTTTTTCCTTTGGTGCAGGGCTTAGTCTAGAGGCTTCTGGAGGGGTTTTTAATTTTATTTATGCATTAGGAAAATCCAATGAACAGGAGCTAGGAGTAAATTTCTCAAAGGTCCATTTTGGGTACACTGCAAGATTTTAA